The following are encoded together in the Anopheles nili chromosome 3, idAnoNiliSN_F5_01, whole genome shotgun sequence genome:
- the LOC128727877 gene encoding uncharacterized protein LOC128727877 → MVEKMQYVMLPAKHRTVSNTAKVSAEVLPAPKRHFVKVNESDFVNEIKRRPILYNYMHPEYKRISVRNDAWVQVALAMNLSEQECKKRWRSMRDAFHKTIRTKNEEERKSWIHYRLLEFMLPYIRKGEYGSLNDCGQCNGDEEDIDYLGIDSGEELYEGPVTVSYMTQDGKQLYQVTNVPWEIGRTIIEEETEEELEDIDPDGTLDVAQPQYSPSHEYLLSTATDDEAAEHETVVYEEQLDSSMQHIERTEFQPEWSEESELSTKERLLPEEEIRSVCKRPRIEAIEEHDVRENSFGAVELEERLSEVAPPIAGSEQPTALPSIAIVPPVQPQREEHKESDARLGITDPDERFLLSCAPILRRLSNKKNQMARLKIQQVLYEVEYGEKYPYEST, encoded by the exons ATGGTGGAGAAGATGCAGTACGTCATGTTACCGGCCAAGCATCGCACGGTTTCCAATACCGCCAAAGTATCGGCGGAAGTTCTTCCGGCACCGAAGCGGCACTTTGTGAAAGTGAACGAGTCCGATTTTGTGAACGAAATCAAACGGCGACCCATCCTGTACAACTATATGCACCCGGAGTACAAGCGCATCAGTGTGCGCAACGATGCATGGGTCCAGGTGGCGTTGGCGATGAATTTGTCCGAACAGGAGTGCAAGAAGCGATGGCGCAGCATGCGCGATGCATTTCACAAAACCATCCGCACGAAGAACGAGGAAGAGCGCAAATCGTGGATTCACTACCGGCTGCTGGAGTTTATGCTTCCATACATCAGAAAAGG AGAGTATGGTAGCCTCAACGATTGTGGCCAATGCAACGGGGACGAAGAAGACATCGACTATCTTGGCATAGATAGTGGCGAGGAGCTGTACGAAGGCCCGGTTACCGTGTCGTACATGACTCAAGACGGCAAGCAGTTGTATCAGGTGACAAATGTACCCTGGGAAATTGGCCGCACCATAATCGAGGAAGAGACGGAAGAAGAACTGGAGGATATCGACCCAGATGGTACGTTGGACGTCGCTCAACCACAGTACAGTCCATCGCATGAATATTTGCTCTCGACCGCAACGGACGACGAAGCGGCTGAGCATGAAACGGTGGTGTACGAGGAGCAACTCGATTCGTCGATGCAGCACATTGAGCGCACCGAGTTCCAACCCGAATGGAGTGAGGAATCTGAGCTCAGTACAAAAGAGCGGTTACTACCGGAGGAAGAAATCCGCTCAGTTTGTAAACGACCGAGAATAGAGGCCATCGAGGAGCATGACGTCAGGGAGAACAGTTTCGGTGCAGTCGAACTCGAAGAACGACTATCGGAAGTGGCACCGCCCATAGCGGGGTCAGAACAACCAACCGCATTACCGTCCATAGCAATAGTACCACCAGTACAGCCACAAAGGGAAGAACACAAGGAATCAGACGCACGGCTTGGCATCACCGACCCGGACGAACGGTTTCTACTGTCCTGTGCACCGATCTTGCGAAGGCTATCGAATAAGAAGAATCAAATGGCTCGACTCAAAATACAGCAGGTGCTGTATGAGGTGGAATATGGAGAAAAATACCCTTACGAGAGTACGTGA
- the LOC128726570 gene encoding mediator of RNA polymerase II transcription subunit 17, whose protein sequence is MSLSANISVEAPIENQIQEIAYDGTEIYQLPPTLSEHLAKCATKIDFSKTSSDIDLLQQSIKKEDEKKEEESKDPKEQFQSSLWPWDSVRNKLKEALTEVCVLSDVLNIAKEKRYMVLDPIPLEPPEVKQMVLVYARKKALASAANILQSGVERLKAVQSDQGVNRTNSTDFHIELLRLRRNWRLKKVSNTIIGDLSYRTAGSKFMHPGMFEVTKAEDEESGSPPASPSGAGAAGTVACPKINSALRVNVPTELQGVAFIKVITQKDQEDLCTATVNMMGSTHLVPQAGAWQQTLEYAQNVLFCKELFNQLAREAVQLQAPIPHVVVGNQIRATLLPGIQLIISLCHSTSSDSNNSSEPIKDHDHVLEHSLHQLLREFHHKNTHHPFPHPASGPLGPSKKRMLAGPSAYDRHELLEMTKSQTLLEQIIAQAQHIFTRRRTQYVLDTVARDVKDPMITSHWNAMNSPTMSCVKINITSHGYDANLRTSLVIHVKERSLKCICRDGRIMHMSYEPQELRDLILCQISQHQIVCLQNLAKCMAWQILSSSSHLGIGSVEPLGNASSCVLASPNSDRLIAVQVRCDSQIDVKVYIAQSPAKDFFPGSLVQGRHWEHLGGHFKEVRFDKMEGKNFHNKMEFLMASLTSQS, encoded by the exons ATGTCGTTGTCGGCAAATATTAGTGTTGAGGCACCGATAGAAAACCAAATACAGGAGATTGCATACGATGGCACCGAGATATATCAACT TCCACCAACTCTGTCGGAGCATCTGGCAAAATGTGCGACCAAGATCGATTTCAGTAAAACATCGAGTGATATCGACCTACTGCAGCAATCCATCAAGAAGGAGgacgaaaagaaggaagaGGAATCAAAGGACCCGAAAGAGCAGTTCCAATCGAGCCTTTGGCCTTGGGATTCAGTGCGCAACAAGCTTAAGGAAGCGCTAACAGAAGTGTGCGTCCTGTCGGACGTGCTGAATATTGCCAAGGAAAAGCGGTACATGGTGCTGGATCCGATACCGCTGGAGCCTCCCGAAGTGAAGCAGATGGTACTGGTGTATGCTCGCAAAAAGGCTCTTGCCAGTGCCGCGAACATTCTGCAGAGTGGTGTCGAGCGACTAAAGGCCGTCCAAAGCGATCAAGGAGTGAATCGGACCAACTCAACCGACTTTCACATCGAATTGTTGCGTTTGCGACGTAACTGGCGTCTCAAGAAGGTATCCAACACGATTATTGGTGACTTGAGCTATCGTACGGCCGGCTCAAAGTTCATGCACCCGGGAATGTTCGAAGTGACAAAGGCGGAAGACGAAGAATCTGGTTCTCCTCCCGCCAGTCCATCAGGGGCTGGGGCTGCCGGTACCGTTGCCTGTCCGAAGATTAACTCTGCGCTTCGCGTAAACGTCCCGACGGAACTGCAGGGCGTGGCATTTATTAAGGTCATCACACAGAAAGATCAGGAAGATCTGTGCACGGCCACGGTTAACATGATGGGATCAACACATCTCGTTCCGCAGGCTGGTGCGTGGCAACAGACGCTCGAGTATGCCCAAAACGTGCTCTTCTGTAAAGAACTGTTTAACCAGCTGGCTCGCGAAGCTGTCCAGCTACAGGCACCGATTCCacacgtcgtcgtcggtaACCAGATACGGGCCACGTTGTTGCCGGGTATTCAGCTTATTATAAGCTTGTGCCACTCAACGTCTTCCGATTCGAATAACAGCTCGGAACCGATCAAGGATCATGATCACGTGCTTGAGCACAGCCTGCATCAGTTGCTGCGTGAGTTCCATCACAAGAACACGCATCATCCTTTCCCACATCCGGCCAGTGGGCCGCTAGGACCAAGCAAGAAGCGTATGCTTGCCGGACCGTCCGCGTACGATCGTCACGAGCTGCTGGAAATGACTAAATCGCAAACCTTACTCGAACAGATTATCGCTCAGGCGCAGCATATTTTCACTCGCCGGCGGACACAGTACGTGCTCGATACGGTGGCTCGCGACGTTAAGGATCCCATGATCACGTCTCATTGGAATGCGATGAACAGCCCAACGATGTCGTGCGTAAAAATTAACATCACCTCGCACGGGTATGACGCGAACCTGCGCACTTCGCTCGTGATCCACGTGAAGGAGCGATCGCTAAAGTGCATCTGCCGTGATGGCCGCATCATGCACATGTCGTACGAACCGCAGGAGTTGCGTGATCTGATCCTTTGCCAAATCAGCCAGCATCAGATTGTGTGTCTGCAGAATCTGGCCAAATGCATGGCCTGGCAGATTCTCTCGAGCAGTAGCCACCTTGGCATCGGCTCGGTCGAACCGCTTGGTAATGCGAGTTCGTGCGTACTTGCCTCACCGAACAGTGACCGGTTGATCGCAGTGCAGGTGCGCTGCGATTCCCAGATCGACGTGAAGGTATACATTGCTCAAAGCCCGGCAAAGGACTTCTTCCCGGGATCTCTCGTGCAGGGGCGCCACTGGGAACACCTGGGCGGTCATTTCAAGGAG GTTCGGTTCGACaagatggaagggaaaaacttCCACAACAAAATGGAATTCCTCATGGCAAGCCTCACCAGCCAATCGTAA
- the LOC128727636 gene encoding RNA-binding protein Rsf1 encodes MSDQKGTRVYVGNLTDKVKKEDLEGEFTKYGKLNSVWVAFNPPGFAFIEFENKEEAETACDNLNGQDILGSKLRVEISKGRRNPRGATRGFRGPPGRNGGSGGSSIGSSGGSFRNGGSRGGFRDGGSSYRSGSSGGGGGSGGGSFRGGSRSSGRFDGGYGSGGGGGGGGRSTGGYSRDGGRDGGYGSSGGSFGGGGGGGGYGGGRSSGGGGGRFRSRSPVGGRGRY; translated from the coding sequence ATGAGCGATCAGAAAGGCACACGCGTGTACGTCGGCAACCTCACCGACAAGGTGAAGAAGGAGGATCTCGAGGGCGAATTCACCAAGTACGGTAAATTGAACTCAGTCTGGGTAGCTTTCAATCCCCCAGGTTTCGCGTTCATTGAGTTCGAAAACAAGGAAGAAGCGGAAACGGCCTGCGACAATCTGAACGGCCAGGACATCCTCGGTTCGAAGCTGCGCGTCGAAATCTCGAAGGGTCGGCGGAACCCGCGCGGGGCCACCCGCGGTTTCCGTGGTCCACCGGGGCGAAACGGTGGCAGCGGCGGTAGCAGCATCGGCAGCAGCGGTGGCAGCTTCCGGAATGGCGGATCTCGTGGTGGTTTCCGCGATGGCGGCTCGAGCTATCGAAGCGGTAGcagcggcggtggcggcggaaGCGGTGGTGGCAGCTTCCGCGGTGGAAGTCGCAGTTCTGGGCGGTTCGACGGTGGCTACGGCAgcggtggaggcggtggcggtggcggtcgGTCTACCGGCGGATACAGCCGGGATGGCGGACGAGACGGTGGTTACGGTAGCAGCGGTGGAagcttcggtggtggtggcggaggcgGTGGCTACGGGGGAGGTCGCAGCAGTGGTGGTGGGGGCGGACGTTTCCGTTCTCGATCGCCGGTTGGTGGGCGCGGGCGGTACTAA